From Streptomyces fungicidicus, one genomic window encodes:
- the cseB gene encoding two-component system response regulator CseB, with translation MADQTHVLFVEDDDVIREATQLALERDGFAVTAKPDGLSGLEAFHTDRPDIALLDVMVPGLDGVSLCRRIRDESMVPVIMLSARADAIDVVLGLEAGADDYVTKPFDGAVLVARIRAVLRRFGRANGGREEPAADAGGVLAFGELEIDTGGMEVRRAGQPVALTPTEMRLLLEFSAAPGTVLSRDKLLERVWEYGWGGDTRVVDVHVQRLRTKIGQDRIETVRGFGYKLKA, from the coding sequence ATGGCAGACCAGACCCACGTCCTGTTCGTCGAGGACGACGACGTCATCCGCGAGGCCACCCAGCTGGCCCTGGAGCGGGACGGCTTCGCGGTCACCGCGAAGCCCGACGGGCTGTCGGGCCTGGAGGCGTTCCACACCGACCGTCCCGACATCGCGCTGCTGGACGTCATGGTCCCCGGTCTGGACGGGGTGAGCCTGTGCCGGCGCATACGGGACGAGTCGATGGTGCCGGTGATCATGCTGTCGGCGCGGGCCGACGCCATCGACGTGGTGCTGGGCCTGGAGGCGGGCGCCGACGACTATGTGACCAAGCCGTTCGACGGCGCCGTGCTGGTGGCCCGGATCCGCGCGGTGCTGCGCCGCTTCGGGCGGGCGAACGGCGGCCGGGAGGAACCGGCGGCGGACGCCGGGGGTGTGCTGGCGTTCGGCGAACTGGAGATCGACACCGGGGGCATGGAGGTGCGCCGGGCGGGGCAGCCGGTGGCGCTGACGCCGACCGAGATGCGGCTGCTGCTGGAGTTCTCGGCGGCGCCGGGCACGGTGCTCTCCCGCGACAAGCTGCTCGAACGGGTGTGGGAGTACGGCTGGGGCGGTGACACCCGGGTCGTCGACGTCCATGTGCAGCGGCTGCGCACGAAGATCGGCCAGGACCGCATCGAGACGGTCCGCGGTTTCGGTTACAAGCTGAAGGCCTGA
- a CDS encoding response regulator transcription factor — MIRVLLADDEAMVRAGVRAILGSSGETEVVAEAGDGREAVDLARAHRPDVALLDIRMPRLDGLAAAEEIVRAVPGTAVAMLTTFSERSYVARALGGGATGFLLKSGDPYELIAGVRAVAGGAAFLSPKVARYVIEGLGGADGAGRLAREAGARERVAVLSPREREVLGLVGAGLSNPEIAARLHLVEGTVKAYVSAVLDRLGVRNRVQAAIVAHEAGLVAG; from the coding sequence GTGATCCGAGTCCTGCTGGCCGACGACGAGGCGATGGTGCGCGCCGGGGTGCGCGCCATCCTGGGGAGCAGCGGCGAGACGGAGGTGGTCGCCGAGGCGGGCGACGGCCGCGAGGCGGTCGACCTGGCGCGGGCGCACCGTCCCGACGTGGCGCTGCTCGACATCCGGATGCCCCGCCTGGACGGGCTCGCGGCCGCCGAGGAGATCGTCCGCGCCGTCCCCGGCACGGCCGTCGCCATGCTCACCACGTTCTCCGAACGCTCCTATGTGGCCCGCGCCCTGGGCGGCGGCGCCACCGGCTTCCTGCTGAAGTCCGGGGACCCGTACGAACTCATCGCGGGGGTGCGGGCGGTGGCGGGCGGCGCGGCCTTCCTCTCGCCCAAGGTGGCCCGGTACGTCATCGAGGGACTCGGCGGGGCCGACGGCGCCGGCCGGCTCGCCCGGGAGGCCGGGGCGCGGGAGCGCGTGGCGGTGCTGAGCCCGCGCGAACGCGAGGTCCTCGGCCTGGTCGGAGCGGGACTGTCCAATCCGGAGATCGCCGCCCGGCTGCATCTTGTCGAGGGCACGGTGAAGGCGTACGTCAGCGCGGTCCTGGACCGGCTCGGCGTGCGCAATCGCGTACAGGCGGCGATCGTCGCCCATGAGGCGGGCCTGGTGGCGGGATGA
- a CDS encoding sensor histidine kinase — MKRARPAAPGRACLLWAALALPAVCADRIGLNEPRPPWQQLAGLVVLAAATAVARRRPAAAFGLTAALSLAVTPALFSVSYGPALAVFALLLGLRAAATAPAALCFAAVACAGTLRIAVAGPDPVPGWLVMTGTLLFGGVLPWLGGRYWRQSRALTEAGWQRAARLEEEQRLAGERARLRERARIAQDMHDSLGHELSLIALRAGALQVAPDLPGHHRAAAADLRVAAADATDRLHRIIGVLREDDDEPAPLGPAGENVEQLVARAAESGLPVRWENGGPDTAVATGTVAERLLHRVAREALTNAARHAPGAPVVVEVTGDDVGGAAVTVTNGKPAGPGSPAPGGGSGLRGLRAAVTAVGGTFEAGPHGDGFRVRAHVPARAATAAGPPRAASAPFTRARRRVAAGLGAAAGAGAVLVGVAFAWYAYSETHSVLEPAAYAALRLGTPVAEAEPVLPDLRVQDPPAERAPAPPVGADCRYYRASGELFVSVDHFRLCFDDQGRLVAKNVIPRVGTSGEVREEYEEFAP; from the coding sequence ATGAAACGTGCCCGTCCCGCCGCGCCGGGCAGGGCCTGCCTGCTCTGGGCGGCCCTCGCGCTGCCGGCGGTCTGCGCCGACCGGATCGGGCTGAACGAGCCGCGACCGCCCTGGCAGCAGCTCGCCGGACTCGTCGTGCTCGCCGCCGCCACCGCCGTGGCCCGGCGGCGGCCGGCCGCCGCCTTCGGGCTGACGGCCGCGCTGAGCCTCGCCGTCACGCCCGCGCTGTTCAGCGTCTCCTACGGTCCCGCCCTCGCGGTGTTCGCCCTCCTGCTCGGGCTGCGGGCCGCGGCGACGGCCCCCGCGGCGCTGTGCTTCGCCGCCGTCGCCTGCGCCGGCACCCTGCGGATCGCGGTCGCGGGCCCCGACCCGGTGCCCGGGTGGCTGGTGATGACCGGCACCCTCCTCTTCGGCGGCGTCCTGCCCTGGCTCGGCGGGCGGTACTGGCGGCAGAGCCGCGCGCTCACCGAGGCGGGCTGGCAGCGGGCGGCCCGGCTGGAGGAGGAGCAGCGCCTCGCCGGGGAACGCGCCCGGCTGCGCGAGCGGGCCAGGATCGCCCAGGACATGCACGACTCCCTGGGCCACGAGCTGAGCCTGATCGCCCTGCGCGCGGGCGCCCTCCAGGTCGCCCCCGACCTCCCCGGCCACCACCGGGCAGCCGCGGCCGACCTGCGCGTGGCCGCCGCCGACGCCACGGACCGGCTGCACCGCATCATCGGCGTCCTGCGGGAGGACGACGACGAGCCCGCGCCGCTCGGCCCGGCCGGCGAGAACGTCGAACAACTCGTCGCCCGGGCAGCCGAGTCGGGACTGCCCGTGCGCTGGGAGAACGGCGGGCCGGACACGGCGGTGGCCACGGGCACGGTCGCCGAGCGGCTGCTGCACCGGGTGGCGAGGGAGGCGCTGACCAACGCGGCTCGGCACGCACCGGGCGCGCCCGTCGTCGTGGAGGTGACGGGGGACGACGTAGGGGGAGCGGCCGTCACCGTCACCAACGGGAAGCCGGCCGGGCCGGGTTCGCCCGCCCCCGGAGGCGGCTCGGGGCTGCGCGGACTGCGCGCCGCCGTCACCGCGGTGGGCGGCACCTTCGAGGCGGGTCCGCACGGCGACGGCTTCCGCGTCCGGGCGCACGTCCCCGCACGGGCGGCCACGGCCGCCGGGCCGCCCCGCGCCGCCTCCGCCCCCTTCACCCGGGCCCGCCGCCGTGTCGCCGCCGGTCTCGGTGCCGCCGCCGGCGCGGGCGCCGTCCTGGTCGGCGTCGCCTTCGCCTGGTACGCGTACTCCGAGACGCACTCGGTGCTGGAGCCCGCCGCGTACGCCGCACTGCGCCTGGGCACACCGGTCGCGGAGGCCGAGCCGGTGCTGCCCGACCTGCGCGTCCAGGACCCGCCGGCGGAACGCGCGCCCGCACCGCCCGTCGGAGCCGACTGCCGCTACTACCGCGCGAGCGGCGAGCTCTTCGTCTCCGTCGACCACTTCCGGCTCTGCTTCGACGACCAGGGGCGCCTGGTCGCCAAGAACGTGATCCCGCGTGTCGGCACGTCCGGCGAAGTGCGGGAGGAATACGAGGAGTTCGCACCGTGA
- a CDS encoding HhH-GPD family protein, protein MTAPTKPPYGTAADSVSERAPGEPLHAPVIDWFDEHARDLPWRRPEAGAWGVMVSEFMLQQTPVNRVLPVYEQWLARWPRPADLAAEAPGEAVRAWGRLGYPRRALRLHGAAVAITERHGGDVPADHAQLLALPGIGEYTAAAVASFAYGQRHAVLDTNVRRVFARAVTGAQYPPNATTAAERRLARTLLPEDAETAARWAAASMELGALVCTAKNEACQRCPIAAQCAWRLAGKPAHDGPPRRAQTYAGTDRQVRGRLLAVLREAHAPVPQTALDRVWHEPVQRARALDGLVSDGLVEPLPGGLYRLPLT, encoded by the coding sequence ATGACTGCTCCCACTAAACCCCCGTACGGCACCGCCGCCGATTCCGTGTCCGAGCGCGCTCCCGGTGAGCCGCTGCACGCCCCCGTCATCGACTGGTTCGACGAGCACGCCCGGGACCTGCCGTGGCGGCGCCCGGAGGCCGGCGCGTGGGGCGTGATGGTCAGTGAGTTCATGCTGCAGCAGACCCCGGTCAACCGGGTCCTGCCCGTCTACGAGCAGTGGCTCGCCCGCTGGCCGCGCCCCGCCGACCTCGCCGCGGAGGCGCCCGGCGAGGCGGTCCGCGCCTGGGGCCGGCTGGGCTACCCGCGCCGCGCGCTCCGGCTGCACGGCGCCGCGGTCGCCATAACGGAACGGCACGGCGGCGACGTGCCGGCCGACCACGCCCAGCTGCTGGCACTGCCCGGCATCGGGGAGTACACGGCCGCCGCGGTCGCGTCGTTCGCGTACGGGCAGCGGCACGCGGTACTGGACACCAACGTCCGCCGGGTGTTCGCCCGCGCGGTCACCGGTGCGCAGTACCCGCCGAACGCCACCACCGCCGCCGAGCGCCGGCTCGCCCGCACGCTGCTGCCGGAGGACGCGGAGACCGCCGCACGGTGGGCCGCCGCCTCGATGGAGCTGGGCGCACTGGTGTGCACGGCGAAGAACGAGGCGTGCCAGCGCTGCCCCATCGCCGCGCAGTGCGCCTGGCGGCTGGCCGGCAAGCCGGCCCACGACGGCCCGCCGCGCCGCGCCCAGACGTACGCGGGCACGGACCGCCAGGTCCGCGGACGGCTGCTGGCCGTGCTGCGGGAGGCGCACGCGCCGGTGCCGCAGACCGCGCTGGACCGGGTGTGGCACGAGCCGGTGCAGCGTGCCCGCGCCCTGGACGGCCTGGTCTCCGACGGACTGGTGGAGCCGCTGCCGGGTGGCCTGTACCGGCTGCCGCTGACCTGA
- a CDS encoding SigE family RNA polymerase sigma factor, with amino-acid sequence MAQGEVLGFEEYVRTRQDALLRSARRLVPDPVDAQDLLQTALARTYGRWETIEDKRLADAYLRRVMINTRTEWWRARKLEEVPTEQLPDACVDDSTEQHADRALLMDILKVLAPKQRSVVVLRHWEQMSTDETAAALGMSAGTVKSTLHRALARLREELEARDLDARALEREERERCAA; translated from the coding sequence ATGGCGCAGGGCGAGGTGCTCGGGTTCGAGGAGTACGTCCGTACCCGGCAGGACGCACTGCTGCGCAGCGCCCGCCGCCTGGTCCCGGACCCCGTCGACGCGCAGGACCTGCTGCAGACCGCGCTCGCCCGGACGTACGGCCGCTGGGAGACCATCGAGGACAAGCGGCTGGCCGACGCCTATCTGCGCCGGGTCATGATCAACACCCGGACGGAGTGGTGGCGGGCCCGCAAGCTGGAGGAGGTCCCCACCGAGCAGCTCCCGGACGCCTGCGTGGACGACTCCACCGAGCAGCACGCGGACCGCGCGCTGCTGATGGACATCCTGAAGGTGCTCGCCCCGAAGCAGCGCAGTGTCGTGGTGCTGCGACACTGGGAGCAGATGTCCACGGACGAGACGGCCGCCGCCCTCGGCATGTCGGCCGGAACGGTCAAGAGCACGCTGCACAGGGCGCTCGCCCGGCTCCGCGAGGAGCTCGAGGCGCGCGATCTGGACGCACGCGCGCTGGAGCGTGAGGAGCGGGAGCGTTGCGCGGCTTGA
- a CDS encoding phosphatase PAP2 family protein: protein MDFVDSGLYRGITDYAHDTPAWVRLTAEIGTEAGLLVFVALFVAGWWRARHSGTRTFAIAVLAPLATAVAYVCSEVLKSWVTEERPCRAVTGAAPPLVECPPHGDWSFPSNHATIAGASALALVLVRRALVLLTAPLALLMAFSRVFVGVHYPHDVAAGLLLGAVVALAVVRLGTRPAIRLAEAVRASSAPAARWLTGPGPRPAAPAVPPYAVHRHR, encoded by the coding sequence ATGGACTTCGTGGACAGCGGGCTCTACCGCGGCATCACCGACTACGCGCACGACACCCCCGCGTGGGTGCGGCTCACCGCCGAGATCGGGACGGAGGCCGGACTGCTGGTGTTCGTCGCGCTGTTCGTGGCCGGCTGGTGGCGGGCCCGGCACTCCGGCACCCGCACCTTCGCGATCGCGGTACTTGCACCTCTGGCCACTGCCGTGGCGTACGTCTGCAGTGAGGTGCTCAAGTCCTGGGTGACGGAGGAGCGTCCGTGCCGGGCCGTCACCGGGGCCGCTCCGCCGCTGGTGGAGTGCCCGCCGCACGGCGACTGGTCCTTCCCGAGCAACCACGCCACGATCGCGGGCGCGTCGGCCCTCGCACTGGTCCTGGTCCGGCGCGCACTCGTGCTGCTGACCGCCCCGCTGGCCCTGCTCATGGCGTTCTCCCGGGTGTTCGTCGGCGTGCACTACCCGCACGACGTGGCGGCGGGGCTGCTGCTGGGCGCGGTCGTCGCCCTCGCCGTCGTACGTCTCGGCACCCGTCCGGCGATCCGGCTCGCGGAGGCCGTGCGCGCCTCGTCGGCGCCCGCCGCGCGGTGGCTCACCGGGCCGGGACCGCGACCCGCGGCCCCCGCCGTGCCCCCGTACGCCGTGCACCGGCACCGCTGA
- the cseC gene encoding two-component system sensor histidine kinase CseC, producing the protein MRGYFRRLVAACVDRMGIGAGLRWKLSAAIALVGALVAIALSLVVHNAARVSMLDNARDLADERIMIAQRNYELSGRLNFPNTKIDDPELPKALREKTEAGRRATYVADRPDGSPDIWAAVPLKNGHVMSLHSGFTDHSSDILKDLDQALVIGSIAVVLGGSALGVLIGGHLSRRLRKAASAANRVAKGETDVRVREAIGGVVRDETDDLASAVDAMADALRQRLEAERRVTADIAHELRTPVTGLLTAAELLPPGRPTELVLDRARAMRTLVEDVLEVARLDSASERAELQDILLGQFVARRVAAKDPDATVRVVHESEVTTDPRRLERVLFNLLANAARHGRPPVEVTVEGRVIRVRDHGPGFPDALLAEGPSRFRTGSADRAGRGHGLGLTIAAGQARVLGARLTFRNVRPAGAPESTPPEGAAAVLWLPEHAPTNTGSYPVLGQ; encoded by the coding sequence ATGAGGGGGTACTTCCGGCGCCTGGTGGCGGCGTGCGTCGACCGGATGGGCATAGGCGCGGGTCTGCGGTGGAAGCTCAGCGCGGCCATCGCGCTGGTCGGGGCGCTGGTGGCGATCGCGCTGAGCCTGGTCGTGCACAACGCGGCACGGGTGTCGATGCTGGACAACGCGCGTGATCTGGCCGACGAGCGGATCATGATCGCCCAGCGCAACTACGAGCTGTCGGGGCGGCTGAACTTCCCCAACACCAAGATCGACGATCCCGAGCTGCCGAAGGCGCTGCGGGAGAAGACCGAGGCGGGGCGGCGGGCCACCTATGTGGCCGACCGGCCGGACGGGTCGCCGGACATCTGGGCGGCGGTGCCGCTGAAGAACGGGCACGTGATGTCGCTGCACTCCGGCTTCACCGACCACAGCTCGGACATCCTCAAGGACCTCGACCAGGCCCTGGTGATCGGCTCCATCGCGGTGGTGCTGGGCGGCAGCGCGCTCGGGGTGCTCATCGGGGGCCATCTGTCGCGGCGGCTGCGGAAGGCGGCCAGCGCCGCCAACCGGGTCGCCAAGGGCGAGACGGACGTCCGGGTGCGCGAGGCGATCGGCGGGGTGGTGCGGGACGAGACCGACGACCTGGCCAGCGCGGTGGACGCGATGGCGGACGCGCTGCGGCAGCGGCTGGAGGCCGAGCGCCGGGTCACCGCCGACATCGCGCACGAGCTGCGCACCCCCGTGACCGGTCTGCTCACCGCGGCCGAGCTGCTGCCGCCGGGCCGGCCCACCGAGCTGGTGCTGGACCGGGCCAGGGCGATGCGCACCCTGGTCGAGGACGTCCTGGAGGTGGCCCGGCTGGACAGCGCCTCCGAGCGGGCCGAACTGCAGGACATCCTGCTGGGCCAGTTCGTCGCCCGGCGGGTGGCGGCGAAGGACCCGGACGCCACCGTGCGGGTGGTGCACGAGTCGGAGGTCACCACCGATCCGCGGCGCCTGGAGCGCGTGCTGTTCAACCTGCTCGCCAACGCGGCCCGGCACGGCAGGCCGCCCGTCGAGGTCACCGTGGAGGGCCGGGTCATCCGGGTCCGCGACCACGGGCCCGGTTTCCCCGACGCCCTGCTCGCCGAGGGGCCGAGCCGCTTCCGCACCGGCAGCGCGGACCGCGCCGGGCGCGGCCACGGGCTGGGCCTGACCATCGCGGCGGGGCAGGCGCGGGTGCTGGGCGCACGGCTGACCTTCCGCAACGTACGGCCGGCCGGGGCGCCGGAGAGCACCCCGCCCGAAGGCGCGGCCGCCGTCCTGTGGCTACCGGAACACGCCCCGACCAACACCGGCAGCTATCCCGTACTGGGCCAGTAG